GTGACATTAACCAATGAACTTGATCTCTAGAGTAACCTAATAAATCTTTTGAAATCCTATAGAAAAGGCCTGTAATTGAAGATATAAATAATGGAAGAAAAACCCAAGGCGCCAAAGCCTTATGAAATTTCCTAGAATTAGATAAAAATTTCATTACGGTTTCTTTCCCATTGTTATTGATAGATTTAAGATAGCCAAGACCATAATGGCTATTTTGATGATATTTACCTATCACTATTATTTATTCCAATGAAACATTTTGCAGATCTTTTATTAAAAAAAAATAATTCCAAAACTAATGATCAAGTTCCTTTTATTCAGAGAAGAAGAGGAATTGAAATAAAGTCTGCCCGTGAAATAAACTTGATGAAAAAATCAAGTAGGATAGTAGCTACAGTTTTGAGGGAAATTAATGACTTAATTCAACCAGGAATGAGCACAAAAGATTTAGATGATTTCGCAGAAAAGAGGATAAAAAGTTTTGGAGCTGTACCAAGTTTTAAAGGCTACCATGGTTTTCCTTCGAGTATTTGTTCTAGTATTAATAATGAGGTTGTTCATGGAATACCAAACAAAAATAAAATAATTAAAAATGGTGACTTAGTTAAAATTGATACAGGAGCATATTTAGATGGCTTCCACGGTGATAGTTGTATAACAATTTGTGTGGGAGAAGTTAGTTCAAAGGCCCAAAATCTGAGTGATGTAGCTTATAAAGCATTGTATGCGGGGCTATCAAAAATCAAGGCAGGGAATACACTTCTAGATGTGGCTGGGCAAATTGAAGATATTGTTATACAAAATGGATTTAGTGTTGTTGAAGATTATACAGGTCATGGAGTTGGTAGAAATCTTCACGAAGAACCATCAGTATTTAATTTTCGGACCAAAGAATTACCCAACGTAGTTCTTCGTGAAGGAATGACATTAGCTGTGGAACCAATTGTTAACGAGGGGACTAAATTTTGTAAAACATTAAATGATAGATGGACCGTAATAACAAAAGATGGTAAATTATCGGCACAATGGGAGCATACAATTGTTGTTTTAAAAGATGGTATTGAAATTTTGACAGATAGAGATTTCTAGACACTAAGATTTGTATTTATAGATAATTTGGCAATACAAAAAATTAAAAAATTCGTTCAATGGGAAAAGTATGTAACTTAAAGGGTTTGGACTAATTATTATTAAATAACTTTTTGAATGTGCTAGATCATAAATCTTTTTAGACACAAATTTGGGTCTCATAATTCCGATTGGATTTAGTTCTGATTTAAAAGGCCCTAAGATGATTTTTTTAATAATAAATTTTTTCTTTGTATCTTTGTCCAGAAGATTTTTCTTGAAAGAAACTAATTTACCAATCAGGGATTTACTTATCTCATAGGATGGATTTAAGGCTGGTAATATTTCTGCTTCAGATGTGTTTATCCAAATCTCTTTTCTTATTAATGACTCATTCGTTAAGGCAATATCTTCAAATAAGTTTAAAAATTTGAATTTGCTTAATGCATTTATCTCTATTGATTTTTCATAATTAGAATTTTCTCTACTCAAATCATATATGCCATGGTTCAAAATTAATATATCTATCTTTTTTAGATGCTTTTTTAATGTCGATTCTTTCCCGCATTCCCATTTAATCCATTCATTTGGAGATTCAAGATTTATTTCAGAATCAGTTTTACTATGAGTAAATCCAATCACTTTATATCCTTGCTGACGAAACAACTTTGTTAGTTCTTTCCCTAGGGCGCCCGAAGCCCCAGTAATCCCAATGGTTTTTTTTGTTTTAATTGAATTCATCATTTTGTTTTTTTTTGCTGAAATACCAAAGAAATAAAGTGAATTTATCTAAAAAAAATATTTATTTATTTATTTGATTAAAACTCATAAATAAATATTTGTTTAGTTCTGAAAAAAATATTATCTTGAATCTGTGGATAAACAACTTTACTAATTATGAGCGATATTTTATTAATTGGTTCATGTGAGTCATTTAGTGGTAAATCCGCATTGGTTCTTGGGATAGCCAAAAGACTCTTACAGGAGAAAAAAAAAGTGCGAATTGGGAAACCACTAGCAACATGTATCGAACTTACTAATTTATCTTCAATGTCTTATGAAGGATTAATTGATGACGATGTTAAGTTTATTGGATCTACATTAAATATCGAAGAGGAGAATTTAATTTCTTCAGTAGGATTATTGGATAATATATCAGCTGAAAAAAGAATTTCTAATAAAGACTTACTTCCAGGAAAAGGTTTTGATCAAATTGTTGGATTAGTCAAAGATGATTTTGAAGGTTTAAATATTCTTGAAGCGGCTGGTAGTCTTCATGAAGGGATGATTTATGGATTAAGCCTCCCCCAATTAGCGGAGAGTTTAGATGCGAAAGTCTTAATTGTGAATTTATGGGAAGATTGTAAAAGCGTAGATGCATTACTTGATGCAAAAAAACAATTAGGAGATCATTTGGCTGGAGTAGTATTGAATGCAGTTTTGCCACAAGAAGTTGAAAAAGTTAAAAATGAAATCATCCCTTCTCTTAAAGATTTGAATATTGAAGTGTTTGGAGTGATGCCAAAATCTCCACTACTCAGAAGTGTTACCGTCGGTGAGCTGGTAAGAAGATTAGATGCACAAGTAATATGTTGCCCTGAAAAAGATCAATTACTTGTTGAGACATTAAGTATTGGTGCAATGGGAGTGAATTCTGCAATGGAATTCTTTAGAAGAAGACGCAATATGGCTGTAGTTACAGGAGCTGACAGAACTGACATTCAACTTGCCGCCTTGGAAGCTTCGACTCAGTGTCTTATTTTAACTGGTTTGGGAGAACCTTTATCACAATTGATTCATAGAGCAGAGGAATTGGAGGTGCCAATTTTAAAAGTAGAATTAGATACGCTTGCTACTGTAGAAATTATTGAACAAGCTTTTGGACATGTCAGAATTCATGAATCAATTAAAGCTTCTTATGCAGTGCAATTAGTTCAGGAGCATGTGAATCTAAAAAGAATTCTCGAAAAGATCGAATTTCCCTGCAATTTTTCAGATAAATGCTAATTTCAAATATAGGTACAATTTTATTTTGAGTCGCTCTTTAGATCTACCAGCAACCGAAGGCGTTGATGTCTTAGCTCAAGAACTCGCAAAACTCCAAGATAAAGGAAAGAGGAGGATTGCCTTTTTGGGCAGTAGACATGTGCCAGTTGTCGACATCCACTTGATTGAGTTGATAGCAAGGTCGTTAGCAGAGGAAGGACATAATATTCTTACATCTGGTTCTCAGGGGGTGAATGCTGCGGTTATTCGAGCTGTTCTAGATATTAACCCATCATTATTGACTGTTTTATTGCCACAAAGCCTTGATAGACAATTACCCGAAATCAAGAATCAACTTGAAAGGGTTATGCATTTGGTTGAAAAAAGTGAAAATGATGAATTACCTTTGCCACTTGCAAGTAGCCTTTGTAATCAAGAAATTATTACTAGATGTGATCAATTAATATGTTTCGCCTTTCACGATAGTGAAACCTTACTAAACAGTTGTAGGTGTGCTGAAGAGATGGGAAAAGTTGTTAGTTTGTTATTTTTTGATTAAATTAAGTCATTTTCTCTTATTTAAATCTAATTTATGCTTAATAATTATCTTGCGTTTAAAATTTTACGATGGCAGAAAGTTTTTCATTTGATGTGGTTTCTGATTTTGAGAGACAGGAATTAGTAAATACTCTGGATCAAGTCAAAAGGGAAATTTCTCAGCGTTACGATCTTAAAGGAACAGAGACGACAGTTGATTTAGATAAAGAAAATATTTTTATAACTACTAATAGTGAGCTAACTTTAAATGCTGTAAATGATATACTCAGACAAAAAGCAATAAAAAGAAACCTATCTTTAAAAATTTTCGACTACGGGGAAATTGAAACAGTAAGTGGTAATAAAGTAAAACAAACAATTTTATTAAAACAAGGTATTAAACAGGAAATAGCAAAAAAAATAAGTAAAAATATTAGAGATCAAATAAAAAAAATTAATGTTAGTATTAATGGAGAAACCCTGAGAGTCTCGAGTAAGAGCAAAAATGATCTTCAATTAGCCATTAAACTTATTAGTAAATTGGAAGACTCTTTAAATATCCCTCTTAAGGCTAACAACTTTAGATAAAGATTTCTATAATACTATTGAAGAAATATGGTTGATTATCCAGAATCTCTTATTAAAAAACTATTTATAAAGGTAAAAGAAAATCCTCGATTTACAGAAGGAGATATAGAGAAACTCTGTTGGATGACAGTGCATGAACACAAGCACGGAGTTTTACCATCTGAATATGACATTAGAGAGATAGATGAAGAACTTTATTTACAACTTTTGGAAGTATTTAAATTAAATAATTAATAATAATATTTATATTTCTTTGCACAATTATTAAAAAAATATTTTAATTAAATGTCTGATTAATGCATTAATTAATTTGATTAAATATGATTGACTAAAAGAAAAAATTAATGTCAACATCATTTAAAAATGTCACACCGGCTGGTCCTGGTGGGACAGCAACATTATTAATAGTATTGTCTTTTACTGGCTTTCTTTTACTCACTCAGTCTCTATTTGTTGTTCCCTCTGGACAAGTTGCAGTTGTCACAACTTTAGGTAAAGTCAGTGGCCCTTCTAGGAGAGCTGGTTTAAACTTCAAGCTTCCATTCATACAATCTGTATATCCATTTGATATTAAAACTCAAGTTCAACCTGAAAAATTTGAAACTTTAACCAAGGACCTTCAGGTTATTAGGGCTACAGCTACCGTTAAGTATTCAGTAAAGCCTAATGAAGCAGGAAGAATTTTCGCTACAATTGCCAGCAGAAATAGTGATGTTTATCAAAAAATTGTTCAGCCATCTTTACTAAAAGCTCTTAAATCAGTTTTCTCTCAATATGAGCTAGAGACAATAGCTACAGAGTTTGCAGTTATTTCTGAAAAAGTAGGAGATACAGTTGCTCAAGAATTAAATTCATTTGATTATGTAGATGTTAAAAGTTTAGATTTGACTGGATTAGAGATTGCTGAAGAATATAGAGCTGCTATTGAACAAAAACAAATAGCTGGTCAACAATTATTAAGAGCAAAAACTGAAGTCGAAATTGCAGAACAAGAAGCACTTAGATATGAAACATTAAATAGAAGTTTAGATGATCAAGTACTTTTCAAATTATTTCTAGACAAATGGGATGGCAGTACACAAGTTGTTCCTGGCTTGCCTGGTTCTGAAGGAGGAAGCCCTCCAGTAATAGTTGGTGGCAGAAGGTAATTAAATAAATTTATTTTTTATAGAGGAATTTAACTATTATTTCTTTTCTTAGAAATAATAGTTAAAAATTAGTTTTTTATAGCGCTAAAGGATTGGTCAAAAGCCTCAATAGTTTTATCAATTTCTTCTTCGCCATGAGCGAGTGATGTAAAACCAGCCTCAAATGGACTTGGGGCTAGATAAATACCTCGTTTAAGCATCTCTCTATGCAACTTCCCAAAAAGTTCAGAATCATTTGTTTTTGCTTCATTAAAGTTCCTGACTGGCCCATCACATAAGAAGAACCCAAACATAGCGCTTACACTTCCACCATTAATAGCGATACCATTATTTTCGGCGGACTGAATTATTCCTTCTATTAATCTAGAGGTTATAGCATCTAGTTTCTCGTAGGTGCCTTCTTGTTTCAGTAGCTCAAGAGTTTTTATTCCAGCAGTCATTGCGAGTGGGTTTCCGCTTAATGTACCTGCTTGGTAGACTGGTCCGGAAGGGGCTACCATTGACATAATTTCTTTCTTGCCTCCATAAGCTCCAACAGGGAGTCCTCCTCCAATAACTTTACCGAGTGTAGTTAAATCAGGAGTGACCCCAAATTTTTCTTGAGCGCCTCCATAACTTATTCTGAAGCCAGTCATTACTTCATCAAAAACTAATAAGGATCCATTCTCAGTGGTTAATTCTCTTAATCCTTCTAAAAAACCAGGTTCTGGAGTAATAAAGCCAGCATTACCAACAATAGGCTCAAGAATTACACCAGAAATGGCGTCAGGATTTTCGGAAAATAATTTTTTAACTGCTTCAAGATCATTGTAAGGCGCAGTAAGTGTATTGGCAGTTGTTGTTCTTGGAACCCCTGGAGAATCTGGTAATCCTAAAGTAGCCACACCTGATCCTGCTTTCACCAAAAACATATCTGCATGTCCGTGATAGCAACCGTCAAATTTAATTACTTTATCTCTACCAGTGAAAGCTCTCATAAGTCTTAGAACAGCCATACAGGCTTCGGTGCCACTATTAACAAATCTAACCATTTCTACAGATGGGACGGCATCTATAACCATCTCAGCAAGTTTGTTTTCTAGAACGCATGGAGCTCCAAAACTGGTGCCTTTCTCAATTGCTTCCTGTAAAGCTGTTGTGACATCAGGGTGAGCATGTCCACATATAGCCGGACCCCAACTCCCTATATAATCAATATATCTATTACCGTCAATATCCCAAGCGAAAGGGCCTTTAACTCTATCAAAAACTATTGGCTGTCCACCAACGGATTTAAAAGCTCTAACAGGAGAACTAACTCCTCCAGGCATTAACTCTTGAGCAGCTGAGAAAACTTCTTTTGATTGGGTGCAATTTAATATGTCAGTCACAGTTTAAATAAATGAAGCTTGGAGAAAAATCTTTTCATGTCCTAAGTTAGAAATAAGTAAAAATTTTGTCAATTAGGTTGAAATTCTACATTATGATATTTTTATTGCGATAGTTTGGATTGTAAATTATTAATTTTTAGAAAATCATAATATAAAGTAGAACAATTCTAGATAACTCTTTATTAATAAGCGTTTTCAGGTATTAAAGAAAGGTTATTTGATTTATTTATATTTCGAAAAAATTATCATCATCCTCATAAAAATCTACAAATGTGTCGTTCAAGTTAAGATTAATCATGACCGGGGCATGATCACTTGGGCGCAAATTCTTCCTCGGTAAGCTGTCTATGACACAGCTTTTAAGTTTTGATGAGAGTTCTTTACTGACATAGATATGGTCTATTCTCCAACCTTTATTTAATTCATATGCGTTATTACGGTAATCCCACCAAGTCCAATGGCCAGTATTTTTTTCGAAAATCCTGAAAGAATCTATCAATCTTCCTTTTAAAACATTATTTAACGCATTTCTTTCGATTTTAGATGCCATTATTCCTCCTTCGTATTTCTTTGGATCATGAATATCTATGTTAGATGGAGCAATATTAAAATCACCCACAAGACAAATTAATTCTCCTTTTTTTTCTTGCTCATCCAAAAAGGAAGCTAAACAATTCAACCAATTAATTTTGTATTCGAACTTATCTGATTCTAGAGATGATCCATTAGGAACATATACATTTATGATCTTAATACCATTAAAAACAGCGGAAATTAATCTTTTTTGTTCTAGGAAAATTTCAAGATTTTGATCAGAGTCTCTACATTTATAGAATCCTTTTTGGATATTATCACCCTTTATTTTAGAAATAATAGCAACGCCATTATATGACTTTTGTCCGTATACCTCCACTGAATATCCTAATTTTTCGAAAGGTTCAACGGGGAAACAGTCATCCATCACTTTTGTTTCCTGCAAACATAGAATATCTGGATTGACTTGATTAATCCAATCTGTTATTTGTGAAAGTCTGGTTCTTATAGAGTTAACATTCCAAGTTGCTATTAACAAATTTCTACTAAAATTATGTAAAATTAAATTAGCAAAAAATTTTGGCGTTTTTGAATTTTGAAATTAAATAAAATGAAAAATTATTTTTGTAAAAACCTTCCTAAAACAATAACAATACCTTTAGTTTTTTCTTTTATCTCCTTATTTGCCTTCAAAGGTGATTTATTAAATGCTGATTATTTATTTGAAGAATTGCAAATAGATACCTCAACAAAAACAGAAGAGGATAGTTCAGTTATTCCAACTAATCCATTTGAAATTGTTGAAATGATTAGAAGACAAAATAGTTTGAATGATGCGACTAATCCATCTGATGCTATAGATGATGCTTTAGAATCTTTTAATAGCTTGGAGGAAAACTAAGATATTCAATAAGATATTTTTTATTTTAAAAATTTAATATGTTGACAAATCCCATCCCAAAAGTTAGTAATCAATTGCAATACAGAGCAATTGGTATTGTTAATGGTAAATTTATTCCCCTTGATAATAAGCGATTAACTAGAGGCTTTTTAACTGATAATAAAGGGGAGAAAATTGAAACAGTAGTACTAGGAAAAGCATTATCTCTTTTAAAAAAGCATATTGACTTAAAG
This window of the Prochlorococcus sp. MIT 1314 genome carries:
- a CDS encoding YajQ family cyclic di-GMP-binding protein, which produces MAESFSFDVVSDFERQELVNTLDQVKREISQRYDLKGTETTVDLDKENIFITTNSELTLNAVNDILRQKAIKRNLSLKIFDYGEIETVSGNKVKQTILLKQGIKQEIAKKISKNIRDQIKKINVSINGETLRVSSKSKNDLQLAIKLISKLEDSLNIPLKANNFR
- a CDS encoding prohibitin family protein — its product is MSTSFKNVTPAGPGGTATLLIVLSFTGFLLLTQSLFVVPSGQVAVVTTLGKVSGPSRRAGLNFKLPFIQSVYPFDIKTQVQPEKFETLTKDLQVIRATATVKYSVKPNEAGRIFATIASRNSDVYQKIVQPSLLKALKSVFSQYELETIATEFAVISEKVGDTVAQELNSFDYVDVKSLDLTGLEIAEEYRAAIEQKQIAGQQLLRAKTEVEIAEQEALRYETLNRSLDDQVLFKLFLDKWDGSTQVVPGLPGSEGGSPPVIVGGRR
- the map gene encoding type I methionyl aminopeptidase translates to MKHFADLLLKKNNSKTNDQVPFIQRRRGIEIKSAREINLMKKSSRIVATVLREINDLIQPGMSTKDLDDFAEKRIKSFGAVPSFKGYHGFPSSICSSINNEVVHGIPNKNKIIKNGDLVKIDTGAYLDGFHGDSCITICVGEVSSKAQNLSDVAYKALYAGLSKIKAGNTLLDVAGQIEDIVIQNGFSVVEDYTGHGVGRNLHEEPSVFNFRTKELPNVVLREGMTLAVEPIVNEGTKFCKTLNDRWTVITKDGKLSAQWEHTIVVLKDGIEILTDRDF
- a CDS encoding PepSY domain-containing protein is translated as MKFLSNSRKFHKALAPWVFLPLFISSITGLFYRISKDLLGYSRDQVHWLMSLHEGEWLGENGELIYVLLNSLGVLWMLITGFQMFSKTISFTKKVTKGESKG
- the xth gene encoding exodeoxyribonuclease III, producing MLIATWNVNSIRTRLSQITDWINQVNPDILCLQETKVMDDCFPVEPFEKLGYSVEVYGQKSYNGVAIISKIKGDNIQKGFYKCRDSDQNLEIFLEQKRLISAVFNGIKIINVYVPNGSSLESDKFEYKINWLNCLASFLDEQEKKGELICLVGDFNIAPSNIDIHDPKKYEGGIMASKIERNALNNVLKGRLIDSFRIFEKNTGHWTWWDYRNNAYELNKGWRIDHIYVSKELSSKLKSCVIDSLPRKNLRPSDHAPVMINLNLNDTFVDFYEDDDNFFEI
- a CDS encoding DNA recombination-mediator protein A, which translates into the protein MSRSLDLPATEGVDVLAQELAKLQDKGKRRIAFLGSRHVPVVDIHLIELIARSLAEEGHNILTSGSQGVNAAVIRAVLDINPSLLTVLLPQSLDRQLPEIKNQLERVMHLVEKSENDELPLPLASSLCNQEIITRCDQLICFAFHDSETLLNSCRCAEEMGKVVSLLFFD
- the hemL gene encoding glutamate-1-semialdehyde 2,1-aminomutase; amino-acid sequence: MTDILNCTQSKEVFSAAQELMPGGVSSPVRAFKSVGGQPIVFDRVKGPFAWDIDGNRYIDYIGSWGPAICGHAHPDVTTALQEAIEKGTSFGAPCVLENKLAEMVIDAVPSVEMVRFVNSGTEACMAVLRLMRAFTGRDKVIKFDGCYHGHADMFLVKAGSGVATLGLPDSPGVPRTTTANTLTAPYNDLEAVKKLFSENPDAISGVILEPIVGNAGFITPEPGFLEGLRELTTENGSLLVFDEVMTGFRISYGGAQEKFGVTPDLTTLGKVIGGGLPVGAYGGKKEIMSMVAPSGPVYQAGTLSGNPLAMTAGIKTLELLKQEGTYEKLDAITSRLIEGIIQSAENNGIAINGGSVSAMFGFFLCDGPVRNFNEAKTNDSELFGKLHREMLKRGIYLAPSPFEAGFTSLAHGEEEIDKTIEAFDQSFSAIKN
- a CDS encoding phosphotransacetylase family protein — its product is MSDILLIGSCESFSGKSALVLGIAKRLLQEKKKVRIGKPLATCIELTNLSSMSYEGLIDDDVKFIGSTLNIEEENLISSVGLLDNISAEKRISNKDLLPGKGFDQIVGLVKDDFEGLNILEAAGSLHEGMIYGLSLPQLAESLDAKVLIVNLWEDCKSVDALLDAKKQLGDHLAGVVLNAVLPQEVEKVKNEIIPSLKDLNIEVFGVMPKSPLLRSVTVGELVRRLDAQVICCPEKDQLLVETLSIGAMGVNSAMEFFRRRRNMAVVTGADRTDIQLAALEASTQCLILTGLGEPLSQLIHRAEELEVPILKVELDTLATVEIIEQAFGHVRIHESIKASYAVQLVQEHVNLKRILEKIEFPCNFSDKC
- a CDS encoding SDR family oxidoreductase; this encodes MMNSIKTKKTIGITGASGALGKELTKLFRQQGYKVIGFTHSKTDSEINLESPNEWIKWECGKESTLKKHLKKIDILILNHGIYDLSRENSNYEKSIEINALSKFKFLNLFEDIALTNESLIRKEIWINTSEAEILPALNPSYEISKSLIGKLVSFKKNLLDKDTKKKFIIKKIILGPFKSELNPIGIMRPKFVSKKIYDLAHSKSYLIIISPNPLSYILFPLNEFFNFLYCQIIYKYKS